The Caldicellulosiruptoraceae bacterium PP1 nucleotide sequence ATTGGACCACATTAACCTATTGGGGTAATTTAGTTAAAAATGGCGGTACCAGCAGTAGTAGCATTATCTACGACTTTGAAAACTCAACTCAAGGATGGACCGGAAGTAATATAAGTGGTGGACCGTGGAGTGTAACCGAATGGAAATATAATGGTAGTTATTCTTTAAAAGCAGATATCACTTTAAAGCCTAGTAACCAATACTATTTAAAATTAACATCAGATCAAAACCTATCTGGAAAATCAACAATAAAGGCGTATGTTAAACATGCAGCTTGGGGCAATGTAGGAAGTGGAATGCAAGCAAAATTATATGTTAAAACCGGTAGCAGTTGGACTTGGTATGATGGAGGGGCTGTTAGCATTAATAGTAGTAATGCTTCATTAGTTCAAATCAGTTTGAGTAATGTAAGTAATTTAGACCAAGTAAGAGAAATAGGAATTCAGTTTATTTCAAGCTCAGACTGTGCTAATGGAGATGCATGTTCAATATATGTTGATTATGTTGTAATCCAATAGATTTTATACTTTAAAATAATATTAGGTATTTTTTAGTTAAATAATCAAATGGTCTCCCCATTTTTTATATTTTAGAATGTATCTGTTCTTACAATACTATCATAACTTATCTTACATCTTTATCAGCTTTACTTGCAAGATTATCAGAAACTGACACTCTGTGCATCTAAAATATTTTATTATCTATGTAAAAAGGCAGGATTTACCCTGCCTTACTTTGTTATTACAGCTTCTTTCAAAAGCTTGCCTACCTTGAATACTGGAACTTTTGTTGCTGGTATAAGTATTTCTTCTTGTGTTTGTGGATTTTTGCCTTTCCTTTCTGCTCTTTCTCTAACTTCAAATGAGCCAAAACCAACTAATTGAACTTTATCATTATTTTGAAGTGCTTCTGTAACTGAGTCAACAAATGCGTTAAGCAATTTTTCAGTGTCCTTTTGTGTTAGTCCACTTTTTGTAGCCATTGCTTTGATTAATTGTTCCTTTGTCATTTCTATTTACCCCCTATGTTTTTTATATAATCAAGCATTAGCTTGATTATTGCCGACTATTTTATTTTGTAGTTCTATAAGTAGTATTTGATATTTCTCTTGAAACTGCTGGGTAAGTTCTCTTTCTTTTTCAAATAGTGCTTTCTCTTTTTCATATTCTATGTTCTTTATGCTTTCTTTTAGCTTGCTTATTTCTTCTTCCTTTACTACCAGTAGTTTTTTTAGATTATCTATATTTTCTTTTTCTGCTTTTAGGTTGTCTAATTCTTTCTTAATTGTGCTTATTGCTTGTTGCAATTCTTGAATTAACTCATCTTTTGCTTTTAAAGTTTCTCTGTATTCTTCTTCTTTTGCTTTAGTTATATTTTCAAATCTTTCTGCCATGTTCACATATATTGTATTTATTCTATTTAGCAGTATATTTAATTCGTTTATGTCCTCTGCTATCTCTGGTATCCTTTGTTTTGTCTTTTCTAATTGGTATAAAGAAACTAACTGCTTCATAAAGTCCTTTCCTGTTAGTCCCGATTCTTCAAGCAACTTTGCGACCTGTTCTTTTAATTCCTCTGGTATTTTTACCGACCATGTAGTATCTGACATTTTTACTTTCCCCCATTAGATTTACTTTTTAATAAGTCAGCAAGAACTCTTGTGACTTTAGTCATGAGATGAACTGCTGACAAATATAGTTATTGCTTCTGCTTAATAAAACTATCTCTTTGGGATTAATTTGTTTGTATTTCTTTGAAACCTGCAAGTAGTTCCCATCTATATCTTGAACATATACCCATTTGCCTGTAAAACCTGAAATATAACCTATTTTGTTAATAAGGGGTATATATACTCTATCCCATAAACACCACTTCTTACTGTTAACCACTATTTCCTTTATATTCTTGTTGTTACGTTTTGCTTTTCTGTTTGGTTCTTTCCTACCTTTGCGAGGGATTTCTTCGTGTAGACTGCGTTTCTTTTTGCGAACTTGCTTTACAAAATACCATGTGTCATCCTGCCATCCTGGTTTTATCCCTGCAATTGTAATAGCATCGTTTATATGCGACTTTTCCAATCCCCATTCTTTGCGTGTTCTTCTGGTATACAGTCCAAACGTATATCTTGTAGGTGCTATCTTCTGCAACTTCGGGACAAGGTAATCTTTTAAAACATTCATGAACACTGTAGGACGAAAATCCTTGATTGTAGGTGGTTGCTTCCCAGTAAACTGCTTATAACTCATATTTCCTTTTGCTATATTATGGGCATCACAACAGCACACCAAATTTGAT carries:
- a CDS encoding HU family DNA-binding protein, whose amino-acid sequence is MTKEQLIKAMATKSGLTQKDTEKLLNAFVDSVTEALQNNDKVQLVGFGSFEVRERAERKGKNPQTQEEILIPATKVPVFKVGKLLKEAVITK